The Populus trichocarpa isolate Nisqually-1 chromosome 11, P.trichocarpa_v4.1, whole genome shotgun sequence genome has a segment encoding these proteins:
- the LOC7455896 gene encoding cellulose synthase A catalytic subunit 8 [UDP-forming]: MMESGAPLCHSCGDQVGHDANGDLFVACHECNYHMCKSCFEYEIKEGRKVCLRCGSPYDENLLDDVEKKGSGNQSTMASHLNNSQDVGIHARHISSVSTVDSEMNDEYGNPIWKNRVESWKDKKNKKKKSNTKPETEPAQVPPEQQMEEKPSAEASEPLSIVYPIPRNKLTPYRAVIIMRLIILGLFFHYRITNPVDSAFGLWLTSVICEIWFAFSWVLDQFPKWNPVNREAFIDRLSARYEREGEPSQLAAVDFFVSTVDPLKEPPLITANTVLSILAVDYPVDKVSCYVSDDGAAMLTFESLVETAEFARKWVPFCKKFSIEPRAPEFYFSQKIDYLKDKVQPSFVKERRAMKRDYEEYKVRVNALVAKAQKTPDEGWTMQDGTPWPGNNTRDHPGMIQVFLGNTGARDIEGNELPRLVYVSREKRPGYQHHKKAGAENALVRVSAVLTNAPYILNLDCDHYVNNSKAVREAMCILMDPQVGRDVCYVQFPQRFDGIDRSDRYANRNIVFFDVNMKGLDGIQGPMYVGTGCVFNRQALYGYGPPSMPRLRKGKESSSCFSCCCPTKKKPAQDPAEVYKDAKREDLNAAIFNLTEIDNYDEYERSMLISQLSFEKTFGLSSVFIESTLMENGGVPESANSSTLIKEAIHVIGCGFEEKTEWGKEIGWIYGSVTEDILSGFKMHCRGWRSIYCMPVRPAFKGSAPINLSDRLHQVLRWALGSVEIFFSRHCPLWYGYGGGRLKWLQRLAYINTIVYPFTSLPLIAYCTIPAVCLLTGKFIIPTLSNLASMLFLGLFISIIVTAVLELRWSGVSIEDLWRNEQFWVIGGVSAHLFAVFQGFLKLLAGIDTNFTVTAKAADDTEFGELYMVKWTTLLIPPTTLLIINIVGVVAGFSDALNKGYEAWGPLFGKVFFALWVILHLYPFLKGLMGRQNRTPTIVVLWSVLLASVFSLVWVKINPFVNKVDNTLAGETCISIDC; this comes from the exons ATGATGGAATCTGGGGCTCCTTTATGCCATAGCTGTGGTGACCAGGTGGGACATGATGCAAATGGAGACCTGTTTGTGGCTTGCCATGAGTGTAACTATCACATGTGCAAGTCTTGTTTCGAGTATGAGATCAAGGAGGGGCGGAAAGTTTGCTTGCGATGTGGCTCACCATATGATG AGAACTTGCTGGATGATGTAGAAAAGAAGGGGTCTGGCAATCAATCCACAATGGCATCTCACCTCAACAATTCTCAG GATGTAGGAATTCATGCTAGACATATCAGTAGCGTTTCCACAGTGGATAGTG aaatgaATGATGAATATGGGAATCCAATTTGGAAGAATCGGGTGGAGAGTTGGAAggataaaaagaacaagaagaaaaagtcTAATACTAAGCCTGAAACTGAACCAGCTCAAGTTCCGCCGGAACAGCAGATGGAAGAGAAGCC GTCTGCTGAGGCTTCGGAGCCACTTTCAATTGTTTATCCAATTCCACGCAACAAACTCACACCATACAGAGCTGTGATCATTATGCGACTGATCATTCTGGGCCTTTTCTTCCACTACAGAATAACAAATCCTGTTGATAGTGCCTTCGGCCTGTGGCTTACTTCTGTCATATGTGAGATCTGGTTTGCATTTTCTTGGGTGTTGGATCAATTTCCCAAGTGGAATCCTGTCAACAGAGAAGCATTTATCGACAGGCTATCTGCAAG GTATGAAAGAGAGGGTGAGCCTTCTCAGCTTGCTGCCGTGGATTTTTTCGTCAGTACTGTTGACCCACTGAAAGAGCCTCCATTGATCACTGCCAATACAGTCCTTTCCATCCTTGCTGTGGACTATCCCGTGGATAAAGTTTCCTGCTATGTGTCTGATGATGGTGCTGCCATGCTTACATTTGAATCTCTTGTAGAAACAGCTGAGTTTGCAAGGAAGTGGGTTCCATTCTgcaaaaaattctcaattgaaCCAAGAGCACCAGAGTTTTACTTCTCACAGAAAATTGATTACTTGAAAGATAAGGTTCAGCCTTCTTTCGTGAAAGAACGCAGAGCGATGAAA agGGACTATGAAGAGTACAAAGTCCGAGTTAATGCCCTGGTAGCAAAGGCACAGAAAACACCTGACGAGGGATGGACTATGCAAGACGGAACACCTTGGCCTGGAAATAACACACGTGATCACCCTGGCATGATTCAG GTATTCCTTGGAAACACCGGAGCTCGTGACATAGAGGGAAATGAACTACCTCGACTGGTATATGTTTCCAGGGAGAAGAGACCTGGCTACCAACACCACAAGAAAGCCGGTGCTGAAAATGCTCTg GTGAGAGTGTCTGCAGTTCTCACAAATGCTCCGTACAtcctcaatcttgattgtgatcACTATGTAAACAATAGCAAGGCTGTTCGAGAGGCAATGTGCATCCTGATGGATCCACAAGTAGGTCGAGATGTATGCTATGTGCAGTTCCCTCAGAGGTTTGATGGCATAGATAGGAGTGATCGCTACGCCAATCGTAACATAGTTTTCTTTGAT GTTAACATGAAAGGATTGGATGGCATTCAAGGACCAATGTATGTGGGAACTGGTTGTGTTTTCAATAGGCAAGCACTTTACGGATATGGGCCTCCTTCTATGCCCCGCTTACGCAAGGGCAAGGAGTCTTCATCCTGCTTCTCATGTTGCTGCCCCACAAAGAAGAAGCCTGCTCAGGATCCAGCTGAGGTTTACAAAGATGCAAAACGAGAGGATCTCAATGCTGCCATATTCAATCTTACAGAGATTGATA ATTATGATGAGTATGAGAGGTCAATGCTGATCTCCCAGTTGAGCTTTGAGAAAACTTTTGGCTTATCTTCTGTCTTCATTGAGTCTACACTAATGGAGAATGGAGGAGTACCTGAGTCTGCCAATTCATCAACACTCATCAAGGAAGCTATTCATGTTATCGGCTGTGGCTTTGAAGAGAAGACTGAATGGGGAAAAGAG ATTGGTTGGATATATGGGTCGGTCACTGAGGATATCTTAAGTGGATTCAAGATGCACTGCCGAGGATGGAGATCAATATACTGCATGCCCGTAAGGCCAGCATTCAAAGGATCTGCACCCATCAATCTTTCTGATAGATTGCACCAGGTTCTCCGATGGGCTCTTGGATCTGTGGAAATTTTCTTTAGTAGACATTGTCCTCTCTGGTACGGGTATGGAGGAGGCCGTCTTAAATGGCTCCAAAGGCTTGCATATATAAACACCATTGTTTATCCATTTACATCCCTCCCTCTCATTGCTTACTGCACAATTCCTGCAGTTTGTCTGCTCACTGGAAAATTCATCATACCAACG CTCTCAAACCTGGCAAGCATGCTGTTTCTTGGCCTCTTTATCTCTATCATTGTAACTGCAGTGCTTGAGCTAAGATGGAGTGGTGTCAGCATTGAAGATTTGTGGCGTAATGAACAGTTCTGGGTGATCGGAGGTGTTTCAGCCCATCTCTTTGCCGTCTTCCAGGgattcttgaaattgttggctGGCATTGATACGAACTTTACTGTCACAGCAAAAGCAGCCGATGATACAGAATTTGGGGAGCTCTATATGGTCAAGTGGACAACACTTCTGATTCCTCCAACAACACTTCTCATTATCAACATTGTTGGTGTTGTTGCGGGATTCTCTGATGCACTCAACAAAGGATATGAAGCATGGGGACCTCTCTTTGGCAAGGTGTTCTTTGCCTTGTGGGTGATTCTTCATCTCTATCCATTCCTTAAAGGTCTGATGGGTCGCCAAAACCGAACACCAACCATTGTTGTTCTGTGGTCAGTGCTGTTGGCCTCTGTCTTCTCTCTTGTCTGGGTCAAGATTAATCCATTCGTTAACAAAGTTGACAACACCTTGGCTGGTGAAACCTGCATTTCTATAGATTGCTGA
- the LOC7455895 gene encoding uncharacterized protein LOC7455895 codes for MTEPRRLRGHKATATCCIASRDRSGVVATAGEDGCICLFDMRCKDAQHIAEVAQEPISSLSFKPGNEDIMYVSCGNAVKCFDLHNMASPWTPFKSYTYNKEEINQISCNSKATFLASTDDGGDVKIIDIRQHCLYKTLRSGHSSICSSVQFIPWRSWEVITGGLDSKLVMWDFSKGRPVKIVDFGLPDIKNGSNGAQCLNPAFVHAIAVPDVDMLDKSDKICVVARGDGIVDVINIESELAVIRSKTSAKARKGSSSTSKDGVPAAGTGTLDENARKRLHLDYSVGGHAAAVSCVTFSQFGEKGKLIISGGNDKSVKVWDCSKYDDAVQTGGNSDVLRLNINLSKKVNWLCTTPTDSENLVVCDTTKVVKVYSVS; via the exons atGACAGAGCCAAGGAGATTGAGAGGTCACAAAGCCACTGCCACGTGCTGCATCGCCTCACGTGACCGTTCTGGTGTCGTCGCCACCGCCGGGGAGGATGGTTGCATCTGCTTGTTTGATATGCGATGCAAAGACGCGCAGCATATTGCTGAAGTTGCACAGGAACCTATTTCTTCCTTGTCTTTCAAGCCTG GGAATGAAGATATCATGTATGTTTCCTGTGGAAATGCAGTAAAGTGTTTTGATTTGCATAATATG gCTAGTCCGTGGACACCATTCAAGAGTTATACCTATAACAAGGAGGAAATAAATCAG ATTTCATGCAACTCTAAGGCAACTTTTCTTGCTTCTACAGATGATGGTGGCGATGTTAAG ATTATTGACATTCGCCAGCATTGCCTTTATAAAACTCTGAGATCTGGCCATTCAAGT ATTTGCAGCAGTGTACAATTCATTCCATGGAGATCTTGGGAAG TCATTACTGGAGGTCTTGACTCAAAGCTTGTCATGTGGGACTTCTCCAAAGGGCGCCCAGTCAAAATTGTGGATTTTG GTTTGCCTGACATAAAGAACGGTAGCAATGGGGCACAATGTTTGAATCCTGCATTTGTTCATGCAATAGCAGTTCCAGATGTTGATATGTTGGATAAGTCTGATAAAATATGTGTTGTGGCTAGGGGTGATGGTATTGTTGatgtaataaatattgaatCAGAGCTTGCAGTTATTAGATCAAAAACTTCAGCAAAAGCACGGAAAGGATCTTCATCAACATCTAAAGATGGTGTTCCAGCTGCAGGTACAGGAACTCTTGatgaaaatgcaagaaaaaggTTACATTTGGATTACTCTGTGGGCGGCCATGCTGCTGCTGTATCCTGTGTCACATTTTCACAGTTTGGGGAGAAGGGGAAGTTGATAATATCAGGTGGGAATGACAAGTCTGTGAAAGTCTGGGATTGCTCCAAATATGATGATGCAGTGCAGACTGGTGGCAACAGTGATGTTCTTCGTCTTAACATTAATTTGAGCAAAAAG GTCAATTGGCTCTGTACCACTCCGACTGACTCAGAAAACCTTGTTGTTTGTGACACAACAAAAGTAGTAAAGGTCTATTCTGTTTCTTAG